A stretch of DNA from Desulfovibrio sp. Huiquan2017:
ACCTGGCCGCGGGGAACCGGGCCGCCGCTCAGGAATGGTTCCGGGATATCACCGGCCCGCTGGGCGAAGAGACCTTGAAAACCATCGACGGGGTGCTCGCCCTGAACGACGCCCGGATCAAGGGATATGAGGCGGCCAAGGCGATTTATGCCGGGACCACGGTTCCCGCCCTGGCCAAGGTCCAGGAGCTGCTGAACAAGAGTATGGACCTTATTTCCGCGAACATCATGACCGACGAAGAGATGTTGAAGAGGGCGGACGGAACCCGCATGGGCGTCATGATCTTCGGTGCCGTTTCCATCGTTCTCGGCGTGTTTTTGGCCTGGATCATCGCCCGGGGCATAGTGGTCCCATTGCGCAAGGGCATGGACTTCGCGCAGGTCGTGTCCTCCGGCGACCTGACCGCCGTGGTGGACCTGCACCAGAATGACGAGGTGGGCCAATTGGCCGATGCCCTGAGCCGCATGGCCGACCGCCTGAACAAGGTGGTGGCCGAAGTCAATGCGGCCACGGACAGCGTGTCGGCGGGCAGCGAGGAGCTGTCGGCTTCGTCTCAGTCGCTGTCTCAGTCCGTGGTGGAGCAGTCCTCGTCCATCGAGGAAATTTCAGCGTCCATGGAGGAGATGAGCGCCGGGGTGCGGGCCAATGCCACTTCGGCTAGCGAGACCGAGACCATCGCGTCCCAGGCCGCCGAAGGGGCCCGGGAGAGCGGCCTGGCCGTGGGCGAGGCCATGGACGCGCTCAAGTCCATAGCCGAGCGCATCACCATTATTCAGGAAATCGCCCGGCAGACCAATTTGCTGGCGCTCAACGCGGCCATTGAGGCCGCCCGGGCCGGAGAACACGGCAAGGGGTTCGCGGTGGTGGCGGCCGAGGTGCGCAAGCTGGCCGAACGCAGCGGCAAGGCGGCCGAGGAGATAGGCGGCCTGTCAGAGACTTCCATGGGCGTGGCCGACAAGGCCGGGCGCATGCTCGGCGAATTGGTTCCGCAGATCGGGCGCACTGCCGAACTGGTCCAGGAAATCGCTTCCAGCTCCATGGAGCAGGATAAAGGCGTGGCCGAGATCAGTGCGGCTATCCACCAACTGGACAACGTGGTTCAAAGCAATGCTTCGGCCTCGGAGGAAATGGCCTCCACGGCCGAGGAACTGTCGGCTCAGGCCCAGATGCTGGCCGAGGCCATGACATTTTTCAAGGTTGCGTCAGGCGGGTCCCGGGCCTCGGTAGTGGCTCGGCGCACGGCGGCCAGAGCGCTTCCCTCCGGGACGCCGGAACAGGACCGGGCCAAGTCCGGGCCCGACGGTCCCGATGGGGACGGGGAGTTCGATCGGTTCTGAGGACGCCTGTGCCCGTTCCGCCCTCTGCTGCGGGACCGCCCCGAAACGCCTTGGAGTGTTGCACTATCGTCATCGGGTTATAATTGTGCCAGTCGAGGCGGGAGAGTATATCCGTTGAAACCTCAAGACCGCCCGGTGGGTTTAGGGGATACAACGGGAGCCGCGTGAGCACGACGTCCTCATCCTTCTTCTTCAGGTTCTCCATGGCCGTTATCGTCCTGTTCGGACTGTACCTGGCCAGCCTGAAAAATTATCTGCTCTTTCACACCATGGTGGAGATGTTCTCCATCGTGGTGGCCTTCGGCATTTTCACCATCGGTTGGAACTCGCGCCACTTCATCAAGAGCAATTACCTGCTCTTCCTGGCCGTGGCCTATCTGTTCATCGCCTTTCTCGACCTCCTGCATACCCTGTCCTACAAGGGGATGGGCATCTTCACGGATTACGACTACTACGCCAATCAGGTATGGATCGCCACGCGCTACATGGAGAGCCTCTCCCTGCTGGCCGCTTTCTGGTTCATGAAAGAGAGCCGGACCGTGCATGCGGTTCGGGTGTTTACGGCCTATTTCGGGCTCACGGCCCTGATCGTGGCCACCATCTTCTGGTGGAAGATATTCCCGGTCTGCTTCGTGGACGGAGTCGGCCTGACCACATTCAAAAAGGTCAACGAGTACATCATTTGCCTGATCCTCGGGGCTGCGGGCTGGCTGCTTCTGCGCACGCGCGACCGGTTCGACCCGGTGGTTTTCCGCTGGCTGGCCGGGTCCCTGCTGTGCACCATCCTTTCGGAGCTGGCCTTCACCATCTACATCAGCAATTACGGCTTTTCGAATCTGGTGGGCCACTATTTCAAGCTCTTCTCCTTTTATTTCATCTACCGGGCCCTGGTGGCCACGGGCATCACCGCGCCCCACGCGGTCCTCTTTCGCGCCTTGCGGGACTCGGAGACCAAGTTCCGGGGGTTGGTGGAAAGCTCGCGGGACATCATCTGGGAAGTGGACGAAGGGTTGTGCTACACCTATGTCAGCCCCCGAGCGCGGACCATCCTCGGCCACGCGCCGGAAGACATGCTCGGCAAACAACCCTTCGACTTCATGCCTGCGGACGTGGCCCGGGCCGCTCGCGAGGCCTTTGCCCGAGGCGCCGGGAACGCGGCGCCGATGCAGAGCGAAATCGTTTTTCTGGACGGCAAGGGGCGGGAGGTGGTCATGGAAACGCGTTGCGTGCCCATCCCGGGCCCGGACGGCCGACCCGGGGGCTACCGGGGGGTGGATCGGGACGTGACCGAACGCAAACGGCATGAGCTCGAACTCCGACAGCTCCAGCGGGCCGTGGAGAACAGCCCCATCGGCATCGTCATCATTTCCGTGGAGGGGCTCGTCGAATACGGCAACCCGGTCTTTTTCGAGCGTCGGGAAATCACGGGGGCGGATGTTCTGGGGCGGGACATCGGTCCGTTCCTGGGCGAGGGCCCGGACGGCGCCGCCGGATACGAGGCCCGCGAG
This window harbors:
- a CDS encoding MASE3 domain-containing protein, which produces MSTTSSSFFFRFSMAVIVLFGLYLASLKNYLLFHTMVEMFSIVVAFGIFTIGWNSRHFIKSNYLLFLAVAYLFIAFLDLLHTLSYKGMGIFTDYDYYANQVWIATRYMESLSLLAAFWFMKESRTVHAVRVFTAYFGLTALIVATIFWWKIFPVCFVDGVGLTTFKKVNEYIICLILGAAGWLLLRTRDRFDPVVFRWLAGSLLCTILSELAFTIYISNYGFSNLVGHYFKLFSFYFIYRALVATGITAPHAVLFRALRDSETKFRGLVESSRDIIWEVDEGLCYTYVSPRARTILGHAPEDMLGKQPFDFMPADVARAAREAFARGAGNAAPMQSEIVFLDGKGREVVMETRCVPIPGPDGRPGGYRGVDRDVTERKRHELELRQLQRAVENSPIGIVIISVEGLVEYGNPVFFERREITGADVLGRDIGPFLGEGPDGAAGYEAREFLLPGRVWQGDVSRRNRRGDLVWEHVLIAPVTDRQGTLVNFVATFEDITDRKALEQLKDDVEQIMRHDLKSPLNGIVGIPQLLLEDGNLTEQQETLIRLIESTGYRILGMVEHSLDLFKMETGVYEYVPTEVDAVEVMRMVLDDHAGPARAKDVVLDLSVGGADNAAECRIRSDKDLLYHMLSNFIANAVDASPDGGIVSVTLGGVPCRRIRIRNRGAVPAAIRDQFFEKYKTWGKKHGTGLGTYSSKLMADVMGYGLRLDTSDEDDETVISIFLPEV
- a CDS encoding methyl-accepting chemotaxis protein, which produces MGWKDCKLCFKFAVGFGSVLLLLVVLGGWSLFGISGIVGNAREVITGNKLRGNFTQKVVDHLKWSEKVNELLTDPNVHELHVQTDPHQCAFGKWFYSDARLRAEKLVPGLSRLMGEIEEFHNTLHESAVEIAKQYAPADVALGAFLRDKKLDHLRWMGKVKDALIDPQATKTGVQADPHKCDFGKWLYSEETARRMQADPEFGALVQKIIEPHRSLHESASEIDADLAAGNRAAAQEWFRDITGPLGEETLKTIDGVLALNDARIKGYEAAKAIYAGTTVPALAKVQELLNKSMDLISANIMTDEEMLKRADGTRMGVMIFGAVSIVLGVFLAWIIARGIVVPLRKGMDFAQVVSSGDLTAVVDLHQNDEVGQLADALSRMADRLNKVVAEVNAATDSVSAGSEELSASSQSLSQSVVEQSSSIEEISASMEEMSAGVRANATSASETETIASQAAEGARESGLAVGEAMDALKSIAERITIIQEIARQTNLLALNAAIEAARAGEHGKGFAVVAAEVRKLAERSGKAAEEIGGLSETSMGVADKAGRMLGELVPQIGRTAELVQEIASSSMEQDKGVAEISAAIHQLDNVVQSNASASEEMASTAEELSAQAQMLAEAMTFFKVASGGSRASVVARRTAARALPSGTPEQDRAKSGPDGPDGDGEFDRF